The region tttttgactgcattgggtctttgttgctgtgcacgggctttctctagttgcggtgagcgggggctgctcatcgttgtggtgcacgggcttctcattgtggtggcttctcttgttgtggagcatggactgtaggcgtgcaggcttcagtagttgtgacacgcaggctcagtagttgggctctagagtgctgtctcagtagttgtggtgcatgagcttagttgctccggcatgtgggatcctcccggaccagggatcgaactcgtgtctcctgcgttggcaggcagattcttaaccactgcgccaccgagGAAGTCCCAATGAATATGTCTTTAACATGATAAAATGATGTATACGTCATTCCCAAAGCCACTATTTTATGTAATGGGGAAACATTAGATGGTCATGCTAAAATAAGGAATAAGGCAAGGACAGCTCATTAATATAATATTAGAAGTATAGCCAATGCAATTAGACAACAGAAAGCAATTAGAGGGCTTAGAATTTGAAAGGAGGAGgcaaaactattttctttttcaaatgaaaGAGTGTATAAAAAATCTTATGAAACCAAAAGAATCAATAGAAAAACTGAGATATAATGATAATTTATTAAAGTACTCGGACATGAAATTAACATTCAGTTATCAATAGCCTTTGCATTACAATAACAACttagaatataaaatggaatctcaTATACAACAGAAAAAATCCATATAAAGAAAGCTATTAAAACCTCCTGAGAGATAACAGTAGTTGGCTTGAAAAAATACCGGTAAAAGCATACCATCACTTTTTGCCCTGGAGTTAGACATGTTGAATATAAAGATCAACGGGAAGAATAAACAAGAAATGCCAGCAAAATGCTAAAGAAGAGCAATGAAGGAGGGCTAgctttttcaaatattgaactcAACTACAAAGCCTctataattaaaacaatattaataCGTGAATAGTTGAAGAGAacttcttgaaaatatttccatgatggtttaaATGGccgttaaaatttttttaattgaagtaatgCTCCCTCTGTTTCTTCCTATGTTATAACCCTCAAATATAACTAACAGTTCTGAATTCTGTCATCATATGTCTGTCTTACTTGTTTTAAAGTTCAGGTAAATGAAATTGTATAAATGAAATGCACTGTACCCTTGTCTGCCTGGCTCCTGTTGCTCGTCATCGTGTCTTTGAGagttatccatgttgctgcatgtagCAGTAGTTCAGTCTTTATACTGTGACGTAGTGTTGTGTTGTACAAATATACCACACCATCTTTTCTGCCGTTGATGAGCAGTTGTACTGTTTCTAGTTTTTAGCTATCACAGATAAAGCGTCCATGAACATTTTTTTGCAACTCTTCTGTTAGAAAACAGACATTAATAAAAAATTGACTGTGTGTTGTTTGTCCAAAGGAAGCAAAATAACTCTATCAGCTGCTCTAAGGGCATGAAAAACAATGATTAAAGCAATCTTCTAATCTGATCCAGGACTAATATGGCTGGGAACAGTTAAAAGGTTCAAGAAGAAGGTTGGGGTTTTAAATGAAATGCTTTCTGGAAAAGTAGACTATGAAACTATTAAAtaattctcttcatttgtttaaagATTAAAATGTAGCACATTTTAATCACAGCTGGGCCTTTCATAGGGGGATTCAACTGGAAATGTGACCTCCCAAAATACACACTAGCCCTCCAGTGAGCTAATTTCTATTAAAGAAAGAAGTGCTTTCTAAGGAATTTGGAAGCCCAAACAGCTTGTCCAATTGCCCTGAGTGATAAGGGGGGGAAAAGACAAGTCTTTAGAACCAGAGGGATTAGAGCTGTTATAGTGATTTAAGATTGTGCAATTTATGCTAATTCTGTCATCTCTCTTGGCCTCTGTTTACTCCTCTGAGCATTCTTATAAACATCTTTTTTTGGACCTATTCACTCATTTTGCTACCTAGGGTAGAACCACTAAGTCATAGGGTGCACCTATAATGAGGTTGAGAACATACTTAGCATATTTTTTCAAACTGATTGTACAGTCTCATCAGCAACATTTTTCAGATACTTATTGACCTTTTGGGAATTCTTTTTTGTGAAGAACTTGTTCaagccttttgcccattttttgttgTGTAGTTTGTCATTATcaaatggatttttaatttttatgagatATAGTTGTTATATAACAATGTGTAAGttaaaggtgtacaatgtgttgatttgatacatttatatattgcaatataattACCACTGTAGCGTTAGCTAATGcctctatcacatcacataattatcatttcttttttgtggtgggaataattaagatctagtctcttagcaacattGAAGTTTATAATTGTGTATTATTGTCTAATCACTATTTTGTGCATTATCTCTCTGGGACATATTTATCTACTGGTTGCAAGTTTGTATCCTTAAACAACATTTCCCCTATTTCCCCACCCtgaagcccctggtaaccaccattctactctgttcttACTAGCTTGGCTTTTTTAGGTTCCAAATACATgggagatcatacaatatttgtcttcctctgtctgatttatttcatttagcataaagccctcaagtttcattcttgttactgcaaatggcagaatttccttctttctcatagctgaataatattccattgtatatatatgtacaccacatcttctttattcattcatattttgATGTTGATGGAGACTTAGGTTatctccatatcttggctattataactAATGCTGCAAtaacatgggagtgcatatatatatattacttttgttgcttgtgattttggtgtcatgtctaaaaACTTTTGCCAAGACCAGTGTCCAGAAGTttctttcctatgttttcttctagaagtttgatggttgaagagactattctttccccattgagtgttcttggctcccttgtcaaagatcagctGACTGTAAATgtaggggtttatttctgggctctctattctatttcattgatctgtgtgtctatttttatgccagtactgtactgttgTAATTACTATAGCTGTGTAGTATAGCTTGATATCAGGAATTatgatgcctccaactttgttcttccttctcatgattgctttggttattcagtgtcttttgtggttccatgcaaattttagaattgtttttctatttctgtaaaaaaaatgccacaccattggaattttgataggtattgtgttgaatctatagatggctttgggtagtatggacattttaacaatattaattcttccagttcatgaacatggggtatcttttcatttgcttgtaTCTTatatttctctcatcagtgtctcgTAGTTTTCATCATatagatctttcacttccttagttAAAAGGTATATTGTTTTTTATGTTATTGTGAATgaggtatttttatttctttttcagatgttttgttgttagtgtataaacacaactgatttctgtgcattgagtttatatcctgcaactctactgaatttgttgatcagttctaacagttttttggttaagtctttagggttttctatattgaaggtcatatcatctgcaaatatgacaattttacttcttccttttcaatttaaatgccttttatttctttttcttgcctaattgctctgagtAGGGCTTCCAGTATATGTCAAATAACAGTGGTTAGAGAGAGCACCCTTCTCTCATTCtcgattttagaggaaaagctctcaattttgtactgtatatataatgttagctgtgggtttgtcatatattgcctttgttatgttgaggtatgttcctacTATAAccaattttttgaggatttttatcatgaaaggatgttaatgttttgtcaaatgctttttctgcatctattgagatgatcgtataatttttatctttcattctattaatgtggtgtatcacatttattgatgtgCATTGGTTGAACCATACTTGCCTCCCAGAGATAAATCCTATTTGGTCACAATGTATAATCCTTTCAATATGTTGTTGagttcggtttgctaatattttgttgagaatttctgcctctatatttatcagagatattggtctatagttttccttccttgtagtgtccttatctggctttggtatcaaggtagTGCTGGTcttgtaaaatgaatttggaaatgTTCCTTCCTCCTTAATTTTTGGGAATcctttgagaaggattggcattagttcttctttaaatgtatGGTAGAATTTGccagggaagccatctggtccttcagttttctgtgttgggaggtttttgattgctgattcagtctccttacttattattggtctgttcagattatctatttcttcctgattcagtcttcataggttgtatgtttctaggaattgatccatttcttctaggttaacCAACTGATTGGCCTGTAATTGTTCTTAGTAGTCTCATATGATCCTTATTATTTCTGTGTTATCATTTGtagtgtctcctctttcatttctgattttattatttgaatctctttttttttttcttagtccagctaatggtttgtcaattttgtttatcttttcaaaaaaaagagatcttagttttgtttatgtaaaaaaatttttggtctctattgcatttattttcactccaatttttgtgatttctttgcttctgctaactttgggcttagtttgttcttctttttctagttccttgaagtgtaaagttaggttgtttatttgagatctttctattttcttaatatatgcatttatccCTATAAATTtgcttcttagaactgcttttgcagtaTGCCATAAATTTTAGTATGttgtgattccatttttatttgatttctcatttgatttcttttttgagtcATTGGTTGTTCtgcagtgtgttgtttaatttccacatgtttgtagattttccagTTTCCTCTTTTACTGATTTCTAggttcataccattgtggtcagaaaaaaatacttggtatcatttcagtctttaaaaatttcctaagacttgttttgtgtccaGATGATCTATCTGGATCATCTATCTGTATGATCTATCTATTGCTGAAAGTAGGGTACTGAAGTTCCCTACTACTGTTGTATCATAGTCTATTTATCTTTTACTCTGCTAGTATTGTCTTAATACATTTATGTGCTTCATAAAGTTgggtttttatatatttatcatcatcatatcttcttggtgaattggcccctttatcattatatattgaccttctttgtctcttgttactgtTTTTTGGCTTAAAGCCTAATTTttgtgatataagtatagctacccctgctttcttttggtttcctcttGCATGGATTACCTTTTTTCATCTCTTCACTTTGAGCCTATATGTGTCCTTAACACATTTTTAACTGGAGACATATTATAGCCACAAgcattagtttctgcaaaaatctcccagtcaataatgtgttaaaactgaagtcagtctcttgtaggcagcacatGGTTTGGTCATGTTGTTTTATCCTTCCAGCCACTCTGTGCcttttgattggtgaattcaatccatttacatttagagttattattgatatgtaaggacttactaatgccatcttattaattgttttctggtttttttgtatttatattgtttctttttcctgttgtttCTGCCTACCTTTGTAAATTGgtgttttccatgatggtttgctctgtttcccctttctttatcttttgtgccTCTACTCAAGGGTTTtcttttgtggttaccatgattcttccccccccccccccgcccagttttattgagaaataattaacatacatcactatataagtttaaggtgtacatcaTGATGGTTtggtttacatatattgtgaaatgatcatcataataggtttagttaacatcctTTATCTCATAGagatacaacaaaaagaaaaaaggtctccttgtgatgagagctcttagcaactttcttataactggaagtttgtaccttctgactATCTTTTTCCAATTTCCCCTCCACCATGAGTCTTATATAAGACATCTCATAGGTAAAATAATCTAGTTCAACCTGATAGCAACTTAATTTTGATTGTCTATAAAACTCCACTCTTTTACTTCATCTTTTTTGTATTTTGAGGTCATTCtttacctctttttatattgtgtatttatTAGCAAATTATAGTAGctaaattatatttaatgctttttcctttgacctttgtagtatagttaagTGGTTAACAAACCATGCTATTAGAGTTTTCTAAGTTTGACTGTATATTTACCTGTACCACTGtgttatatattttcatatatcttCATGTCATTAATTAACATCTTTTTATTTCACCTTGTATAACTCCTTTctgcatttcttgtaaggcaggtctagtggtgatgaattccctcagcttttgtttgtctaggAAAGCTGTAAGATTTTTatgttctggatacaagttctATGTAGGTTATCagtattgcaaatatcttccccaAGTCGTtaacttgtcttttcactctcttactGATACATTTTGATGAACTGCCATTCTTAATTTCAATGAAGTCTAACTTATCAATGTTTAAAAATGGTTTTGCTGTTCAGGTGATGTTTAAGTAACCTTTTGCCTATTCGAAAGTTACAAATACATGCTGTGcttccttctagaagttttattgttTCACTTTTCACTTTAAACCTACAATCcagtttgaatttgttttttgtgtatgttgtgagGTAGAGGTAATGTGTAGAAAAATTTAACTAAGTAGAGAACCCAGAATTAGTGTTAAGTGCTAATGGAAATTCAGCATATTATGAAAGAAGCATCTCAAATTAGTtgagaaaaatataaactttaaaataaatgtttttggtaccctgagataaccataattcaaaaagatacatgtgccacaatgttcattgcagcactatttacaatagccaggatatggaaacaacctaaatgtccattgacagacgaatggataaagaagatgtggcacatatatagaatggaatattactcagccataaaaaggaatgaaattgagttatttgtagtaaggtggatggacctagagtcagtgatacagagtgaagtaagtcagaaagagaaaagcaaataccgtatgctaacgcatatatatatatatatataatctaggaaaatggtactgatgaacctagtggtagggcaggaataaagatgtagatgtagagaacggacttgaggacacgggggggaaggggaggctggggtgtagtgagagagtagcattgacatatatacactaccaaatgtaaaatagatagctagtggaaagctgctgcatagcacagggagatgagctcggtgctttgtgatgacctagaggggtgggagggaggctcaagagggagaggatatggggatatatgtatgcatgtagctgattcatgttgtacagcagaaactaacacaacattgtaaagcaattttactccagtaaagatgtattagaaaaataaattaaaaataaatgttgttgGACTAATTGGCTAGTCATGTGGAAATAGATTAAATTGGATCAATTTCTTACAAGGGTAAATTCCAAATGGAGAATCAAAATGTTAATTTAAATCCATGAAAGTATTAGAAGGAAACATGGATGAATTATTATCTAACCTGGAGCATAAAAAGTGGCTGAATTCCATTAGTTATCAGTAAGTGTAAGATAACTTTTACGATGAGTAGACtagttaaaatttaaatgactgataggacttccctggcggtccagcagttaggactctgagcttccactgcagggggtgaaggtttgatccctggtcagggaactaagatcccacatgctgcaaggtgcagccaaaaagtaaaaaaacaaaaaacaaaacaataaatgactGATAATAATTGGTGATGGGAATTATGTAGAgtaactggaattctcatacagTACTGGTAGGACTATATATTGGTACCACCACTTTGGTAAactatttggcagtttcttttaaagttatGCATATGCCTACCCTATGACTCATACATGTTACTTTTAATTACCTACCAAAGAGAAATGAGTGTGTATGTCCATCAAAACTCTTATatgaaaatgttcatagcagctttattcacaatagcccaaagCTGGAAACAACTCAGTGTCCATCAATAAGAGAATTGATTTAATAAATTGTAGTGTATGTATACAAtgggcaaaaaaagaataaacttttgatataagcgaaaacatgcatgaatcttaaaaatattatggtGAGTGATAGAAACCAGACTCAAGGTAGTACTTTCTGTgtaatttcttttataataagttcaagaacaggctgggacttccctggtggcacagtggttaagaatctgcctgccaatgcaggggacatgggttcgaaccctggtccgggaagatcccacatgccgtggggcaactaagctcgtttgccacaactactgagcttgcgctctagagcctgtgagccacaactactgaagccgtgctcctagagcccgtgctccacaacaagagaagccaccacaatgagaagcccacgcaccgcaacgaagagtagcccccgctcgctgcaactacagaaaaatCCGCGCGCAACAAtacagacccaatgcagccaaaaaaaaaaaaagaacaggtaaAATTAGTTCTATGGTGATAGAAGTTAGAATAATACTTTTGGGAGTGGATTGTTACCTGAAGAAACTTACTaaggtgataaaaatattctatgtTTTAAATGAGATGGTGGTTATATAggtttatacatttttcaaatcacatcaaactgtatatttaaaatatgtgcatttcattatatatgaattatacttcaattaagaaggTAATTATTATTCAACTCATAATGAATAACAGATCTTGTTAACAATAATCAATAGGGCTAAAATCTGTTAGATGAAAGATTGAAGGGAAACTTTAGATGGTATAGATAAATCTGAGAACAAGCAAATTTATGTGATCAATCCTGACATCATTAAAACTAGGAAAACATGTGCTTTCAGATATTTCCAAGGGTTGGGCCAGATTACCCTTTCTAAACTTCCAGGCCTATTTCATACTTGATATAATAAAGTATTGATTATGAATTTTGAAGTAAGATTAGCTATTGAGTTTTAGAAGAAtcccatcaaaaaaaattttttttagttaatataTTTGAATAGTGGAGGGTCCCATAATAAGAAATGTCCTTTTCATAATCTTTTTGAGAAAAACACATGGTATGTTGGCACTGGAGTGAACATTGTATGTCTGGTAGGGAGTAGAGGTTACCATTCCCGGTACACTCAACAAAATAGGTAAAAAACCAGAAAAGTCATGCTAAACAGATGGACAAGAAAAATTCCATCAGCTTTACTGGCTGTTCAATTAAACACAATAAAGTTTAATTGGCCAGCTAAAGGCAATAGAGATGAATAAGACAAGGCACATGTTCTAGCTGTGATCTATAACATACTAGGGTAAATTAGACAAACAGAGAAATGATTCATTTTTGTGAGagagtgtcaaaaaaaaaaaagtacccatAAAGTGACTTGGGTATTCAGAAGAGGGAGAATTTGTATAGTCATTGTGTTCATTGCTGGGGAGGTCAGAGTAGAGGTGGGTggcaaaagaggaaaggaattgAGAAGACTAGAAGAGGAATAGGAAGAAATCAGAGTTGTAATGTATCTTGAATGTATATCTTGACAGGCCTAGAAGTGGCTATATGTGAGCTGTGAATGTCACAGAGGCAGGAAATTCTTTATTTGCTGTTTCTTACATTGTATGTGGAGACACTGTGTAAATGCTAAAAAAATCATGACTGAGTGTGAGATGGACACTGTCCACGGGGGAAAATAACTTCTTGCCACTAGAGGAAAACCTTGAGTGTCCACCATCTGTTTTGTTGCTGTTTCTGCTTAATCATGGCCATGATAAGAATTTCTAGTCCGCCTCCACTATCTAAGATAACCGCAAGGAACTAGAATGGtcttgttttaaagttttctacTGGGCCTCTTGGGGGAGGCCTCTTGAAGTACAGAAATGCCAGACCCTGTAATGGGAGAAATCTGTTGTTCAGAATCATTATCCTCCGACTGAGGTAGGAACCAAGCTTGAGGCAACAGGAGGGATAACACTGAATTACAGAGAGAGCTGAGATCCTTCCAGGACAGACAGGGCAGAAAAGCAAGGGCGGGCAGACTGTGAAGGCAGAGAAACATCAATAACATTTTAAAGGGACAACttaggagaaaaaatattttagatttttgaaGTTACAATAattgtagttgcagcatgtatgaACATAAGTTCGATCGTTGAGTTTGTATGTCAATTCTCTGCAGAATCTCTGACACACCATATATGATAACTGGAGGATGTTATCTGTAATAAGAAGGAATCATAGAAAATAAGCCAGTGATCTAAGTTCTTTAAAGACAAGTCAAACCTGGCACTAGTCCTGTCAGTAAAAATTTAATTAGGCATCCGAGGTAGGTTTGGGGTTGGCTTCCCATCTTGTACTTCCCAAGGGGACTGAGGCAGGGAGATGAAGAAATCACAGGTCCCCTGCAGGGGTTATTTGCCTAAGTTCCCTGGCAACCCTCAACTCTTTGTACAGATGCTTCTTCCTCCTGTCTCATTTCCCCAAGTCCTCTTCTGTCTGCATGCACAGGGACCCCTGCCCAGGGGTATAAGGCACTTTGGTTCCTCTCTTGAGTTGGCCTTAGTCTGAGATAGGAAATTGGTGAAGTACTCTCCTAAGAAGTTTCTAGGAATCTCACAGCACCTCCTCTAACTTACCCTGGAAGACCTTTAAGATCATGCATGTCTCGTGCTTCTCAGCAACACAGACACCGAAGCCCCTTCTACAGCGATCTGTCTGTGTGCGAAG is a window of Eschrichtius robustus isolate mEscRob2 chromosome 11, mEscRob2.pri, whole genome shotgun sequence DNA encoding:
- the PATE3 gene encoding prostate and testis expressed protein 3 — its product is MDKHFLLLLPVVCCIVAVTPLRCITCHLRTQTDRCRRGFGVCVAEKHETCMILKVFQDNILQLSYMVCQRFCRELTYKLNDRTYVHTCCNYNYCNFKNLKYFFS